The Xanthobacter flavus genome includes a window with the following:
- a CDS encoding GNAT family N-acetyltransferase — protein MTDEVAPGIIRKLWSGETGRFRDHLLRLDTDSRRFRFGSAVSPEFIERYASRVFRTGAIVHGCFVDGELRAAAELYPMGDVLPGEAEAAFSVETDYQNHGLGTLLLDRVILSARNRGIRSLFMSCLAHNRRMQQIARKYDAELKFEHDEVTAELTAPFPTALSLAQEAAADAQGMAGAVLQAQRIATSRMLDLFLSPAIEPVLEPQ, from the coding sequence ATGACCGATGAGGTCGCACCGGGGATCATCCGGAAGCTTTGGAGCGGAGAAACCGGACGGTTCCGGGACCATCTCCTCAGGCTCGATACGGACAGCCGCCGGTTCAGGTTCGGCTCCGCAGTATCCCCTGAATTCATCGAGCGCTACGCGTCGCGGGTGTTCCGCACGGGAGCCATCGTGCATGGCTGCTTCGTCGACGGCGAGCTGCGTGCCGCCGCCGAGCTCTACCCCATGGGCGACGTGCTGCCCGGCGAGGCGGAAGCCGCCTTCAGCGTCGAGACCGATTATCAGAACCACGGCCTTGGCACCCTGCTGCTCGATCGGGTGATCCTCTCCGCGCGCAATCGCGGCATCCGTTCGTTGTTCATGAGCTGCCTCGCCCATAACCGGCGGATGCAGCAGATCGCCCGCAAATATGATGCGGAGCTGAAGTTCGAGCATGATGAGGTGACGGCCGAGCTGACCGCGCCCTTCCCCACCGCGCTGTCGCTGGCGCAGGAAGCCGCGGCGGACGCCCAGGGCATGGCAGGGGCCGTGCTTCAGGCCCAGCGCATCGCCACCAGCCGCATGCTCGACCTCTTCCTCTCCCCTGCGATCGAGCCGGTGCTGGAGCCGCAGTGA
- a CDS encoding invasion associated locus B family protein yields the protein MTKTHSTARLTASVAATLLTVALAGPAFAQTQPSATQPAKPAAPAKPAAPAAKPAAPAAAAPAGAAQPGQAQQGEPDVKFSASPWQKICQEVPERKKQVCVLTQVLGVESQAIAKVDIIEMQDEPKKHINISVPLGMRLQPGLRITLDKDPVNIPFVLCQPIQGGGATCIGDLEVDGTFVAKLRKANAVYLQMVNGTGRTLSLPISNADFGKAYDGPGMDAKVAMELERKRVEEARAAAQQQEEQGKAALLKKGQELEKAKTGQ from the coding sequence ATGACGAAGACCCATTCCACCGCGCGGCTCACGGCGTCCGTCGCCGCCACGCTGCTCACTGTGGCGCTCGCCGGTCCGGCCTTTGCCCAGACCCAGCCCTCCGCGACCCAGCCGGCGAAGCCTGCCGCCCCGGCCAAGCCTGCGGCGCCCGCCGCCAAGCCTGCGGCGCCCGCCGCTGCCGCGCCCGCTGGTGCGGCGCAGCCGGGCCAGGCCCAGCAGGGCGAGCCGGACGTGAAGTTCTCCGCCTCGCCGTGGCAGAAGATCTGCCAGGAAGTCCCCGAGCGGAAGAAGCAGGTCTGCGTGCTGACCCAGGTGCTCGGCGTGGAAAGCCAGGCGATCGCCAAGGTCGACATCATCGAGATGCAGGATGAGCCCAAGAAGCACATCAACATCTCCGTGCCGCTCGGCATGCGCCTCCAGCCCGGCCTGCGCATCACCCTCGACAAGGACCCGGTGAACATCCCGTTCGTGCTGTGCCAGCCCATCCAGGGCGGCGGCGCGACCTGCATCGGCGATCTGGAGGTGGACGGCACCTTCGTCGCCAAGCTGCGCAAGGCCAATGCGGTCTATCTGCAGATGGTGAACGGCACCGGCCGCACCCTGAGCCTGCCCATCTCCAACGCCGATTTCGGCAAGGCCTATGATGGCCCCGGCATGGACGCCAAGGTTGCCATGGAGCTGGAGCGCAAGCGTGTGGAGGAAGCCCGCGCCGCCGCCCAGCAGCAGGAAGAGCAGGGCAAGGCCGCTCTTCTGAAGAAGGGCCAGGAGCTGGAAAAGGCCAAGACGGGCCAGTGA
- a CDS encoding extracellular solute-binding protein — MMTGCGTALRATGTACLLAVAILLAPGGDRAAAQPLDKAAAIAMRGAPALPPGFTSLAYANPDAPKGGRLTLSLLGTFDSLNPFIVKGTSPAVLRGMVTESLMARSLDEPFTLYPLLARAVSTDETRSFVEFTLDPAARFSDGSALTSADVLFSFSLMRDMGRPNHRLYYGKVTKAEAPDAHTVRFTFAEPDPELPLIMGLMPVFSAQGIDRTRFEETTLTPLLGSGPYKVSQLNAGASLTLERNPDYWGRNVAFNRGLYNFDRLDFVYFRDANSEFEAFRKGLIDARFETDPGRWETAYDFPAVRSGEVVRETIPTGIPKPYSAFVFNTRRPPLDDIRVRRALIELFDFEWLDRSFYHGLYRRTGSFFEGSVLSSIGRPADGLERKLLAPFPGSVVPDVLAGTYRPPVSDGSGRDRTHLKAALDLLEQSGFVLRKGALVNAASGRPLALELMVVTRDQERLALAWQAQLKRAGITLNVRYVDAVQFDTRRQAYDFDLMPYAWSQSLSPGNEQAFYFGAAAADTPGSRNYMGAKAPAIDATIAALIAARDEAGYVAAARALDRVLISGAYAVPLFHTPGQWLARWTHIARPERASLYGTLPETWWRVPGK; from the coding sequence ATGATGACCGGCTGCGGAACAGCCCTGCGCGCGACGGGGACGGCTTGCCTTCTCGCCGTCGCCATTCTGCTGGCGCCCGGAGGCGACCGAGCCGCGGCCCAACCGCTTGACAAGGCCGCGGCCATCGCGATGCGCGGGGCGCCCGCGTTGCCGCCCGGCTTCACGTCGCTCGCCTATGCCAATCCCGATGCGCCCAAGGGGGGACGGCTGACGCTCTCCCTGCTCGGCACCTTCGACAGCCTCAATCCCTTCATCGTGAAGGGCACCTCGCCCGCCGTCCTGCGCGGCATGGTGACCGAAAGCCTGATGGCGCGTTCGCTGGACGAGCCCTTCACGCTCTACCCGCTGCTCGCGCGTGCCGTCTCCACCGACGAGACGCGCTCCTTCGTCGAGTTCACCCTCGATCCGGCCGCCCGCTTCTCGGACGGCAGCGCGCTGACCAGCGCCGACGTGCTGTTTTCGTTCTCCCTCATGCGCGATATGGGCCGGCCCAATCACCGGCTCTATTACGGCAAGGTCACCAAGGCCGAGGCGCCGGACGCCCATACCGTGCGCTTCACCTTCGCCGAGCCGGACCCCGAGCTGCCCCTCATCATGGGGCTGATGCCCGTCTTCAGCGCGCAGGGGATCGACCGCACGCGGTTCGAGGAGACGACGCTCACCCCGCTCCTCGGCTCCGGCCCCTACAAAGTGAGCCAGCTAAACGCCGGTGCTTCCCTCACGCTGGAGCGCAATCCGGACTATTGGGGGCGGAACGTCGCCTTCAATCGCGGCCTCTACAATTTCGACCGCCTGGATTTCGTCTACTTCCGCGATGCGAACAGCGAGTTCGAGGCGTTCCGCAAGGGCCTCATCGACGCCCGCTTCGAGACCGATCCCGGACGCTGGGAGACAGCCTACGATTTTCCCGCCGTCCGGTCCGGCGAGGTGGTGAGGGAAACCATTCCCACAGGCATTCCCAAGCCCTACTCGGCCTTCGTCTTCAATACGCGGCGCCCGCCGCTGGACGACATCCGGGTGCGGCGCGCGCTGATCGAGCTGTTCGATTTCGAATGGCTGGACCGCAGCTTCTACCATGGCCTCTACCGGCGCACCGGCAGCTTCTTCGAGGGCTCGGTCCTCTCCAGCATTGGGCGGCCGGCGGATGGGCTGGAGCGCAAGCTGCTCGCCCCTTTCCCCGGCTCGGTCGTGCCGGACGTGCTCGCGGGCACCTATCGGCCCCCGGTGTCCGACGGATCGGGCCGCGACCGCACCCACCTCAAGGCCGCGCTCGATCTGCTGGAGCAGTCCGGCTTCGTGCTGCGCAAGGGCGCTCTGGTGAATGCTGCAAGCGGCCGGCCACTGGCGCTGGAGCTGATGGTGGTGACGCGGGACCAGGAGCGCCTCGCGCTCGCCTGGCAGGCGCAGCTGAAGCGGGCAGGCATCACGCTCAACGTGCGCTACGTGGATGCGGTGCAGTTCGACACCCGGCGGCAGGCCTACGATTTCGACCTCATGCCCTATGCATGGTCGCAATCCCTCTCGCCCGGCAACGAGCAGGCCTTCTATTTCGGCGCGGCCGCCGCCGACACGCCGGGCAGCCGCAACTATATGGGCGCGAAGGCGCCGGCCATCGACGCCACCATCGCCGCCCTCATCGCAGCGCGGGACGAAGCCGGCTACGTGGCCGCCGCGCGGGCGCTCGACCGGGTGCTCATCTCGGGCGCCTATGCGGTGCCGCTGTTCCACACGCCGGGGCAGTGGCTTGCGCGCTGGACGCATATCGCCCGGCCCGAGCGGGCCTCGCTTTACGGCACCCTGCCGGAAACCTGGTGGCGCGTGCCAGGCAAGTGA
- a CDS encoding SH3 domain-containing protein → MLWRVLGISAATLILGMGGLLAYNLVTPPAPAGAAKPIQAAAATPSPPASSQTPALSAPAAPAPSATAKLAQTTPPRRIAEAGHGQSALKVASLLGGGGETVALPIPEAGPTPADFSRPAFLEPLDDADAAATAARGEAVPETKPAAEAAPLPAPRPVKMASADAAASDADAAETARIRSAVTMRSGPRRSASPIGTLEAGTKVKLYSCKSWCEVSTGDKRGWVYKSSVDR, encoded by the coding sequence ATGCTGTGGCGGGTTCTGGGCATATCGGCTGCCACGCTCATCCTCGGCATGGGTGGTTTGCTGGCTTACAATCTCGTCACCCCCCCTGCCCCGGCCGGCGCCGCCAAGCCCATCCAGGCCGCAGCCGCCACACCGTCGCCCCCGGCATCCTCGCAGACACCCGCCCTTTCAGCGCCAGCGGCTCCGGCCCCAAGCGCCACGGCGAAACTGGCGCAGACGACCCCGCCACGGCGCATCGCCGAGGCGGGACATGGCCAGTCGGCGCTGAAGGTCGCCTCGCTCCTCGGCGGCGGTGGCGAGACGGTAGCCCTGCCCATTCCCGAGGCCGGCCCGACCCCCGCCGATTTTTCCCGTCCCGCCTTTCTTGAGCCGTTGGACGATGCAGACGCCGCCGCCACGGCAGCCAGGGGCGAAGCCGTGCCAGAGACGAAGCCCGCTGCCGAAGCCGCCCCGCTGCCGGCGCCCCGCCCCGTCAAGATGGCATCGGCCGACGCGGCGGCTTCAGACGCAGACGCGGCTGAAACCGCTCGCATCCGGTCAGCGGTAACGATGCGCTCCGGGCCGCGCCGGTCGGCGTCGCCCATCGGCACGCTGGAGGCCGGCACCAAGGTGAAGCTCTATTCGTGCAAAAGCTGGTGCGAGGTTTCCACCGGCGACAAGCGCGGCTGGGTCTACAAGTCGTCCGTGGATCGCTGA
- a CDS encoding type II toxin-antitoxin system HicB family antitoxin, with amino-acid sequence MNHVIGIIREEAGGFRLSFPEFPGLQADGETLATAVAHAAEVVAAELAERNADFPAAANTQMLDAAQPDWMGRGIAVLVPLPLRAASTQADAGQQVPGDGASAEGQVPRSGRVSPAEVPTDQARAVAREKTDGAPVQRSTDDL; translated from the coding sequence ATGAACCATGTGATCGGTATTATCCGGGAAGAAGCGGGCGGCTTTCGGCTGAGCTTTCCGGAATTCCCCGGGCTTCAGGCGGATGGCGAGACGCTGGCGACAGCCGTGGCCCACGCCGCCGAAGTGGTGGCGGCGGAGCTTGCGGAGCGCAACGCCGACTTTCCCGCCGCCGCGAACACACAGATGCTGGACGCGGCACAGCCCGACTGGATGGGACGAGGCATTGCCGTCCTCGTCCCGCTGCCGCTCCGGGCCGCTTCAACGCAGGCGGACGCCGGTCAACAAGTGCCGGGCGATGGAGCTTCGGCGGAAGGGCAGGTTCCCCGCAGCGGGCGGGTGTCGCCGGCGGAAGTGCCCACCGACCAGGCAAGGGCCGTGGCCCGGGAGAAAACGGACGGGGCGCCCGTTCAGCGATCCACGGACGACTTGTAG
- a CDS encoding DNA polymerase IV codes for MTAPGLCRDCLSDVPALDGPRGARCPACGSPRVVRHGELHSLSVAHVDCDAFYAAVEKRDNPDLAHVPLIIGGGKRGVVSTACYIARIHGVRSAMPMFKALALCPDAVVLKPNMEKYVKVGREVRARMKALTPLVEPLSIDEAFLDLSGTEALHRASPARTLARFARDVEREVGITVSVGLAANKFLAKIASDLDKPRGFSVIGQSEAAEFLAPRPVTFIWGVGAAFGGKLARDGFSTIGDLQRAEPADLARRYGAEGLRLSRLAFGLDTRKVEPEREAKSVSAETTFERDIGALRPLEQTLYALSEEVSDRLKRAGIAGRSVTLKLKSADFRLRTRSRTLEASTCLAARINAAAHELLVKEADGTLFRLIGVGVSDLGPIEDADPADLVDTTSQRLKATETAMDALRAKFGRAAVSRGILLDATTDRRDRKR; via the coding sequence ATGACCGCGCCCGGCCTCTGCCGCGACTGCCTCTCGGACGTTCCCGCGCTGGACGGGCCGCGGGGTGCGCGGTGCCCTGCGTGCGGCAGCCCGCGGGTGGTGCGCCATGGCGAGTTGCATAGCCTCAGCGTCGCCCATGTGGATTGCGACGCCTTCTATGCGGCGGTGGAAAAGCGGGACAATCCGGACCTCGCCCATGTGCCGCTCATCATCGGCGGCGGCAAGCGCGGGGTGGTCTCCACCGCCTGCTACATCGCCCGCATCCACGGCGTGCGCTCCGCCATGCCCATGTTCAAGGCGCTGGCCCTGTGCCCGGATGCGGTGGTGCTGAAACCCAACATGGAGAAATACGTGAAGGTCGGCCGCGAGGTCCGCGCCCGCATGAAGGCGCTGACCCCGCTGGTGGAGCCGCTCTCCATCGACGAGGCCTTCCTCGATCTCTCGGGCACCGAGGCCCTGCATCGGGCCAGCCCCGCGCGCACCCTTGCGCGCTTCGCCCGCGATGTGGAGCGTGAGGTGGGCATCACCGTCTCGGTGGGGCTCGCGGCCAACAAATTCCTCGCCAAGATCGCCTCGGACCTCGACAAGCCGCGCGGCTTCTCGGTGATCGGCCAGAGCGAGGCGGCCGAATTTCTGGCGCCGCGCCCCGTCACCTTCATCTGGGGGGTGGGGGCAGCCTTCGGCGGCAAGCTGGCGCGGGATGGCTTTTCCACCATCGGCGACCTGCAGCGCGCCGAACCGGCCGACCTCGCCCGCCGCTACGGTGCGGAGGGCCTGCGGCTCTCGCGCCTCGCCTTCGGCCTAGACACGCGCAAGGTGGAGCCGGAGCGGGAGGCGAAGAGCGTGTCCGCCGAAACCACATTCGAGCGCGATATCGGCGCCCTGCGCCCGCTGGAGCAGACGCTCTATGCGCTTTCCGAGGAAGTGAGCGACCGCCTCAAGCGCGCCGGCATCGCCGGGCGGTCGGTCACGCTGAAGCTGAAGAGCGCTGATTTCCGCCTGCGCACCCGCTCGCGCACGCTGGAGGCCTCGACCTGCCTTGCCGCCCGCATCAACGCGGCGGCCCATGAGCTTCTGGTGAAGGAGGCGGATGGCACGCTCTTCCGGCTGATCGGCGTCGGCGTGTCTGACCTCGGCCCCATCGAAGATGCTGACCCCGCCGACCTCGTGGACACCACCAGCCAGCGCCTCAAGGCCACCGAGACCGCCATGGACGCACTGCGCGCCAAGTTCGGCCGCGCCGCCGTCTCGCGCGGCATCCTGCTTGATGCCACCACCGACCGGCGCGACAGGAAAAGGTGA
- a CDS encoding DUF3572 domain-containing protein: MPIQDKPRGLKAQRDAAQEVAVSALSFIAADGERLVRFLAETGLTPASLREAASRRDFGAGVLAFVLADEPLLLAFAADKGLDPRHVVAAHEILSPPVDPDAIVRRPM, translated from the coding sequence ATGCCCATTCAGGACAAACCAAGGGGCCTCAAGGCCCAGCGTGATGCGGCCCAGGAGGTGGCGGTATCCGCCCTTTCCTTCATCGCCGCCGATGGCGAGCGCCTCGTCCGATTCCTTGCCGAGACCGGCCTCACCCCCGCCAGCCTGCGCGAGGCTGCGAGCCGGCGCGATTTCGGCGCGGGCGTGCTCGCCTTCGTGTTGGCGGACGAGCCCCTTCTCCTTGCCTTCGCTGCCGACAAGGGCCTCGATCCGCGCCATGTGGTTGCTGCCCACGAGATCCTGTCGCCGCCCGTCGATCCGGACGCGATCGTCCGGCGTCCCATGTAG
- a CDS encoding response regulator: MTKTVMIVEDNELNMKLFHDLLEAHGYRTVETRSGVEAVELARANRPDLIIMDIQLPEISGLDVTRKLKADPELRAIPVVAVTAFAMKGDEERIRAGGCEAYLSKPISVARFLETVRQYTGG, translated from the coding sequence ATGACCAAGACGGTGATGATCGTGGAGGACAACGAGCTCAACATGAAGCTCTTCCACGACCTCCTGGAGGCGCACGGCTATCGCACGGTGGAGACGCGCTCCGGCGTCGAGGCGGTGGAGCTCGCCCGCGCCAACCGGCCGGACCTCATCATCATGGACATCCAGCTGCCGGAGATTTCCGGCCTCGATGTCACCCGCAAGCTGAAGGCTGACCCCGAGCTGCGCGCCATTCCGGTGGTGGCCGTCACCGCCTTCGCCATGAAGGGCGACGAGGAGCGCATCCGCGCCGGCGGGTGCGAGGCCTATCTGTCCAAGCCCATCTCGGTGGCACGCTTCCTCGAGACGGTGCGCCAGTACACGGGCGGATGA
- a CDS encoding RDD family protein — translation MSYTGDTSREPADTDIAYRPHAFDPATQPELFEGVLSRRIIAFLVDALMVIGPVVLFGVFVFVFGIVTLGLGWLLFWLIGPVFILWAIAYYGLTLGAPASATLGMRLMEIEVRTWYGAPCYGLLGAVRAVCFWVSVSVLTPFVLLVGLFNDRRRLLHDYLCGTVVINSLERADALRRNR, via the coding sequence ATGAGCTACACCGGCGACACGTCCCGCGAGCCTGCCGACACCGATATCGCCTATCGGCCGCATGCGTTTGATCCGGCGACGCAGCCGGAGCTGTTCGAGGGCGTCCTCTCCCGCCGCATCATCGCCTTTCTGGTGGATGCGCTGATGGTGATCGGGCCGGTGGTGCTGTTCGGCGTCTTCGTGTTCGTGTTCGGCATCGTCACGCTGGGCCTCGGCTGGCTGCTGTTCTGGCTGATCGGGCCGGTCTTCATCCTGTGGGCGATCGCCTATTACGGCCTCACCCTCGGCGCGCCGGCCTCGGCGACGCTGGGCATGCGACTCATGGAGATCGAGGTGCGCACCTGGTACGGCGCGCCCTGCTACGGCCTGCTCGGCGCGGTGCGGGCGGTGTGCTTCTGGGTGTCGGTCTCGGTGCTCACCCCGTTCGTGCTGCTGGTGGGGCTGTTCAACGACCGGCGCCGGCTGCTGCACGATTATCTGTGCGGGACCGTGGTCATCAACAGCCTCGAACGGGCCGACGCTTTGCGCCGCAACCGCTGA
- a CDS encoding arginyltransferase — MSEHPRDTPQFYLTAPSPCPYLPGREERKVFTHLVGDRAAALNDVLTQGGFRRSQSIAYRPACEGCKACVSVRICVADFKESRSLRRVQAANADIVGQVKPPTPTSEQYSLFRTYVTSRHGTGGMADMSVLDYAMMVEDTHVHTRLVEYRKRGPDSRILERGTGDLMAVALTDILSDGLSMVYSFYNPLAQDRSLGTYLILDHVMRARQMGLPYVYLGYWVQGSRKMDYKRRFLPQERLSPQGWERFED; from the coding sequence GTGAGTGAGCACCCCCGCGACACACCCCAATTCTATCTGACGGCGCCCTCCCCCTGCCCCTATCTTCCGGGCAGGGAGGAGCGCAAGGTGTTCACCCACCTGGTCGGCGACCGCGCGGCCGCGCTCAACGACGTACTGACGCAGGGCGGGTTCCGCCGCAGCCAGTCCATCGCCTACCGCCCCGCCTGCGAGGGCTGCAAGGCGTGCGTTTCGGTGCGCATCTGCGTCGCGGATTTCAAGGAGAGCCGCAGCCTGCGGCGGGTCCAGGCGGCGAATGCCGACATCGTGGGGCAGGTGAAGCCGCCGACCCCCACCTCCGAGCAATACAGCCTCTTCCGCACCTACGTGACCTCCCGCCACGGCACCGGCGGCATGGCGGACATGAGCGTGCTCGACTACGCCATGATGGTGGAGGACACCCACGTCCACACCCGGCTGGTGGAATACCGCAAGCGCGGGCCGGACAGTCGCATCCTTGAGCGCGGCACCGGAGACCTGATGGCGGTGGCCCTCACCGACATCCTCTCCGACGGCCTCTCCATGGTCTATTCCTTCTACAACCCGCTGGCGCAGGACCGCTCGCTGGGCACCTACCTGATCCTCGACCATGTGATGCGGGCGCGGCAGATGGGGCTGCCCTACGTCTATCTCGGCTACTGGGTGCAGGGTTCACGGAAGATGGACTACAAGCGGCGCTTCCTGCCGCAGGAGCGTCTCTCGCCGCAAGGCTGGGAGCGCTTCGAGGACTAG
- a CDS encoding MarC family protein, with protein MHLTNAVNIFITVFAALFPIVNPLGTAPIFLTFVRRCSPQVRERVARSVAIYGFLLLLGSLAIGAQILLFFGISLPVLRIAGGMVVAVVGWNILHEDENATSVTKGEELDEARAQDEAFYPLTLPLTVGPGSIAATVALAAGHTPTWKTDPLFQLSTVLGAVAGLLAVALTVYFSFREAPTLERVLGKTGTNVLVRLFAFILFAIGVQIIWMGVHALIMDLPR; from the coding sequence ATGCATCTGACCAATGCGGTCAATATCTTCATCACCGTCTTCGCGGCGCTCTTTCCCATCGTCAATCCGCTCGGGACGGCGCCCATCTTCCTCACCTTCGTGCGCCGCTGCTCGCCGCAGGTGCGCGAGCGCGTGGCGCGCAGCGTGGCGATCTACGGCTTCCTGCTGCTGCTCGGGTCGCTGGCCATCGGCGCGCAGATCCTGCTGTTCTTCGGCATCTCGCTCCCCGTTCTGCGCATCGCCGGCGGCATGGTGGTGGCGGTGGTGGGCTGGAACATCCTGCACGAAGACGAGAACGCGACCAGCGTCACCAAGGGCGAGGAGCTGGACGAGGCGCGGGCGCAGGACGAGGCTTTCTATCCCCTCACCTTGCCGCTGACCGTCGGCCCCGGCTCCATCGCCGCGACCGTCGCGCTGGCCGCGGGCCACACGCCGACCTGGAAGACCGACCCGCTCTTCCAGCTCTCCACCGTTCTCGGCGCAGTCGCGGGGCTGCTGGCGGTGGCGCTGACGGTCTATTTCTCCTTCCGCGAGGCCCCGACCCTGGAGCGCGTGCTGGGGAAGACCGGCACCAATGTGCTGGTGCGCCTGTTCGCCTTCATCCTGTTCGCCATCGGCGTGCAGATCATCTGGATGGGTGTCCATGCGCTCATCATGGACCTGCCGCGCTGA
- a CDS encoding 3-hydroxyacyl-CoA dehydrogenase NAD-binding domain-containing protein has translation MSHLHPPIHRVAVIGAGTIGASWAALFLSRGLEVVVSDPAPGAREATQALISGAWPVLSQLGGESWIDPTSWRFEPDPVAAVEGADFVQENAPERYEVKQKLFPALDAVLPPEVVIASSSSGLLASRISEGCRHRERCLIGHPFNPPHLIPLVEVVGGAHASRDAIARAMAFYRWLGKHPIEIRKEVPGHVANRLQAALWREAIHLVAEGVASVEDVDAAVSEGPGLRWALMGQHMTFHLGGGAGGLGHFMHHLLPAVETWWDDLGAPAMTEELQAALVAGVEAEAAGRSMTELAQRRDALLTQIVALKHAADVRDEQAEISARLDEALEESFPDSDPIAVRGDD, from the coding sequence ATGTCCCATCTCCATCCCCCCATCCACCGCGTCGCCGTGATCGGAGCCGGGACCATCGGTGCGAGCTGGGCCGCGCTCTTCCTGTCGCGCGGACTGGAGGTGGTGGTGAGCGATCCCGCCCCCGGCGCGCGCGAGGCGACGCAGGCGCTCATTTCCGGCGCCTGGCCGGTGCTCTCGCAGCTCGGCGGCGAAAGCTGGATCGACCCCACCTCGTGGCGCTTCGAGCCGGACCCCGTGGCGGCAGTCGAGGGCGCCGATTTCGTTCAGGAGAACGCGCCCGAGCGCTATGAGGTGAAGCAGAAGCTGTTTCCCGCCCTCGACGCGGTGCTGCCGCCGGAGGTGGTGATCGCCTCCTCCTCCTCCGGCCTGTTGGCGAGCCGCATCTCCGAGGGCTGCCGCCACCGCGAGCGCTGCCTCATCGGCCATCCCTTCAACCCGCCCCATCTTATCCCGCTGGTGGAGGTGGTGGGCGGCGCGCACGCGAGTCGCGACGCCATCGCGCGGGCCATGGCCTTCTACCGCTGGCTCGGCAAGCACCCCATCGAGATCCGCAAGGAAGTGCCCGGTCATGTGGCGAACCGCCTTCAGGCGGCCCTGTGGCGCGAGGCGATCCATCTGGTGGCGGAGGGCGTCGCCTCGGTGGAGGACGTGGACGCTGCCGTCTCAGAGGGGCCGGGCCTGCGCTGGGCGCTCATGGGCCAGCACATGACCTTCCATCTCGGCGGCGGCGCGGGCGGGCTCGGGCACTTCATGCACCACCTGCTGCCGGCGGTGGAGACGTGGTGGGACGACCTCGGCGCCCCGGCCATGACGGAAGAGTTACAGGCCGCTCTCGTGGCCGGCGTGGAGGCCGAGGCCGCCGGCCGCTCCATGACGGAGCTGGCGCAGCGGCGCGACGCGCTGCTCACCCAGATCGTCGCCCTCAAGCACGCCGCCGACGTCCGCGACGAGCAGGCCGAGATCAGCGCCCGGCTGGACGAGGCGCTGGAGGAGAGCTTCCCCGACAGCGACCCCATCGCGGTGCGCGGCGACGATTGA